In Persephonella sp. IF05-L8, the following are encoded in one genomic region:
- a CDS encoding ATP-binding protein, translating into MTDFDKSYADFQRRRRNIFIISVIVFVFIVGNLYIFKEISKVKDVFNPYIFLIIINIDVVFFLAILAISLRHLIKLFFEKRETTGKLRRKLSFILISMVIIPAMILSVASISLISNATNLWFSGKVEKALDLTQKIIDEDIKTYSQLLDEVVYMIETKKITPYEAFKKFKINSMIILDKSKKPIMIYGKPKKLVEDFDFQLRKYIFEENGQYFLRYIRKFQKDKYIIIEYRLPPLLSRYKQEINYISDIYSKFRYYKNPIRVSYIVTMLTITMFVIFAALWFAQYVVRNLTYPLERLVDASKKLAQGNLNVKVDIKAPDEIGILIDEFNHMVKELKALYLQLERSNKELKENKEYLEAILENARTGVIYSDKHGRIEKINKAAAEILSIDPSQIKGKDIEEFMKSIGLDIKNIEKEQTINVDGKIIIARITKLSNKGYVLVFDDITDVVAAEKVLAWKEIAQRIAHEIKNPLTPIRLSAERIKRQYHNGNPKFPEILEKAVNVIFTEVDHLSKLVKEFGQFAASGRQINKTDINLKQLIKEIADSYQSEKFKIDIDIPDDISIKADKKLLRQAFLNLVQNSYESINKETGVLRIKAEKEDNKVIITFKDNGKGIPQTELEKIFIPYYSKKSKGSGLGLAITKEIIENHGGSIKALPSEEGAVFRIELPLS; encoded by the coding sequence ATGACAGATTTTGATAAAAGCTATGCAGACTTTCAAAGAAGACGCCGTAATATTTTTATAATCTCTGTTATAGTCTTTGTTTTTATTGTTGGAAACCTTTATATTTTCAAAGAGATTTCCAAAGTAAAAGACGTCTTTAACCCGTATATATTCCTAATCATAATAAATATTGATGTCGTATTTTTCCTCGCTATTCTGGCCATATCCCTCAGGCATCTGATAAAACTATTTTTTGAAAAGAGGGAAACCACAGGTAAGCTAAGACGGAAACTTTCATTTATCCTGATTTCAATGGTAATTATCCCTGCAATGATACTTTCAGTAGCATCTATAAGCCTTATATCAAATGCAACAAACCTGTGGTTTAGCGGTAAAGTAGAAAAAGCATTAGACCTTACCCAGAAAATAATAGATGAAGATATCAAAACATACTCCCAGCTACTTGATGAAGTTGTCTATATGATAGAAACCAAAAAAATAACTCCATACGAAGCATTTAAAAAATTCAAGATAAACTCAATGATAATCCTTGATAAAAGTAAAAAACCTATAATGATTTATGGAAAACCTAAAAAACTGGTTGAGGATTTTGATTTCCAGCTAAGAAAATATATTTTTGAGGAAAATGGCCAATATTTTCTCAGATATATAAGAAAATTCCAAAAAGACAAATACATAATAATTGAGTATCGCCTACCACCTTTATTGTCCAGATATAAACAGGAAATAAACTACATATCAGACATTTATTCAAAATTCAGGTATTACAAAAATCCAATCAGGGTGAGCTATATCGTAACTATGCTCACTATTACCATGTTTGTTATTTTCGCTGCCCTGTGGTTTGCCCAGTATGTTGTTAGAAATCTGACTTATCCCCTTGAAAGACTTGTTGATGCTTCCAAGAAACTGGCACAGGGAAATCTTAATGTAAAGGTTGATATTAAAGCTCCTGATGAAATAGGTATCCTGATAGATGAATTTAATCACATGGTAAAAGAGCTAAAAGCTCTTTATCTCCAGCTTGAAAGAAGTAATAAGGAGCTTAAAGAAAACAAGGAATATCTTGAGGCAATTCTGGAAAACGCCAGAACAGGAGTTATATATTCTGATAAACACGGTAGGATAGAAAAAATAAACAAAGCAGCTGCAGAGATATTAAGCATAGACCCTTCACAGATAAAAGGCAAAGATATAGAAGAGTTTATGAAAAGTATAGGCTTAGACATTAAAAATATTGAAAAAGAACAGACCATAAATGTTGATGGAAAGATAATAATAGCCAGAATAACAAAACTATCAAACAAAGGATATGTCCTTGTCTTTGATGATATAACAGATGTGGTTGCTGCTGAAAAAGTCCTTGCTTGGAAAGAGATAGCCCAGAGAATTGCCCATGAAATTAAAAATCCGCTTACCCCTATCAGACTTTCTGCAGAAAGGATAAAACGCCAGTATCATAATGGCAATCCAAAATTCCCAGAAATACTGGAAAAGGCTGTTAATGTTATATTTACAGAAGTTGACCATCTGTCAAAGCTTGTTAAAGAGTTTGGTCAGTTTGCAGCCTCAGGAAGACAGATAAACAAAACAGACATCAACCTAAAACAACTAATCAAAGAAATAGCAGACAGTTATCAATCAGAAAAATTTAAAATAGATATAGATATACCTGATGATATATCTATAAAAGCTGACAAAAAACTACTCAGGCAGGCATTTTTAAATCTGGTTCAAAATAGTTATGAGAGTATTAATAAAGAAACTGGAGTATTGAGAATAAAGGCAGAAAAAGAAGATAACAAAGTTATCATCACCTTTAAAGATAACGGAAAAGGAATTCCCCAGACAGAACTGGAGAAAATTTTTATCCCATATTATTCTAAAAAATCAAAAGGTTCAGGCCTTGGCCTTGCCATAACAAAAGAAATAATAGAAAACCATGGTGGAAGCATAAAAGCCCTTCCTTCAGAGGAAGGGGCTGTTTTCCGGATAGAACTGCCTTTATCCTGA
- a CDS encoding ABC transporter permease has product MKEILYYIKKNKLAYVSLYVLGILYFLAVFADFIAPYPYDIQHRDTPYHPPTQIHFFDKDGNFHLRPFVYKYELVDPVFKKYRIDYSQKYPIYFFVKGEKHYLLGLIPTNVHLFGVKEGKIFLLGADNLGRDIFSRLLYGARISLSIGIVGVLLSFSIGAIIGGISGYFGGRIDNILMRLSEIVMSFPGFYLMLALRAIFPITLSSVQVYFLIVVILSFIGWAGLARVIRGMVLSIREQEFVLAAKSYGASSLRIITRHIIPNTFSYLLIAATLSIPGYILGESALSLLGLGIQEPYASWGNMLAAARSISAISNYPWILAPGIAIFITILAFNLLGDALRDALDPKLRKNL; this is encoded by the coding sequence ATGAAAGAAATTCTATATTACATAAAGAAAAATAAACTGGCTTATGTTTCCCTGTATGTGTTGGGGATATTGTATTTTCTGGCGGTATTTGCTGATTTTATAGCTCCATATCCTTATGATATACAGCACAGGGATACTCCATATCATCCTCCTACACAGATACATTTTTTTGATAAAGATGGGAATTTCCATTTAAGACCATTTGTTTATAAATATGAACTTGTAGACCCTGTGTTCAAAAAATACAGAATTGATTATTCCCAAAAATACCCTATTTACTTTTTTGTAAAGGGTGAAAAGCATTACTTACTTGGTTTAATACCAACAAATGTTCATCTGTTTGGTGTAAAGGAAGGAAAAATATTTTTACTGGGAGCTGACAACTTAGGTAGGGATATATTTTCACGGCTTTTATATGGTGCAAGGATTTCTCTTTCTATAGGAATTGTAGGGGTTTTACTATCTTTTTCCATAGGGGCAATTATCGGGGGGATATCTGGTTATTTTGGTGGCAGAATTGATAATATTTTGATGAGATTGTCTGAAATAGTTATGTCTTTTCCTGGATTTTATCTTATGCTGGCTTTAAGGGCTATTTTTCCTATTACCCTGTCTTCTGTGCAGGTATATTTCTTAATTGTTGTTATTCTTTCGTTTATTGGCTGGGCTGGTCTGGCAAGGGTTATAAGGGGAATGGTTCTGTCTATCAGAGAACAAGAGTTTGTCCTTGCGGCAAAAAGTTATGGGGCATCTTCTCTCAGGATAATAACCCGTCATATAATTCCTAATACATTTTCTTATCTGCTGATTGCTGCTACTTTGTCAATTCCAGGATATATCTTAGGGGAAAGTGCCCTTTCTTTGCTTGGTCTTGGTATACAGGAGCCTTATGCAAGCTGGGGTAATATGCTGGCAGCCGCAAGGAGTATATCAGCAATATCAAACTATCCGTGGATACTTGCTCCGGGGATAGCAATATTTATAACAATTCTGGCTTTTAATCTGCTGGGAGATGCACTGAGGGATGCTTTAGACCCTAAACTTAGAAAGAATTTATAA
- a CDS encoding alpha/beta hydrolase, protein MRVFIPEAVLFLHAFPLNKSMYKYQFEALESENIPYIAVDYPGFGDERNYPDEYTIETLTDAILSKVKDLGVKKVIPVGDSMGGYIMFDLWRRYPDFVKGFVFVSTRAEADTEEAKKARYATIERVEKEGKDFLIEFMLDAQTSPATKENKKKMEELRCIMNQATEEGIIKALKALAIRPDNTGLLSSINVPTIVIAGEDDEKVTPPEIVKKIADGIPDAKFYELDNSAHLPPFENPKEFNKLLISFVKQISG, encoded by the coding sequence ATGAGAGTTTTTATACCTGAGGCTGTTTTGTTTTTACATGCATTTCCATTAAACAAAAGTATGTATAAATATCAGTTTGAAGCTTTGGAGAGCGAAAATATTCCTTATATAGCCGTTGATTATCCGGGATTTGGGGATGAAAGGAATTATCCTGATGAATACACAATTGAAACCCTTACAGATGCAATTTTATCAAAGGTAAAAGATTTAGGGGTTAAAAAGGTTATTCCTGTTGGCGATAGTATGGGTGGATACATTATGTTTGACCTGTGGAGAAGATATCCTGATTTTGTTAAGGGATTTGTTTTTGTTTCCACAAGGGCTGAAGCAGATACGGAAGAGGCTAAAAAGGCAAGATATGCAACTATAGAAAGAGTAGAAAAAGAAGGAAAAGATTTTCTTATAGAGTTTATGCTTGATGCCCAGACCTCACCTGCAACAAAAGAAAATAAGAAAAAAATGGAAGAGCTTAGATGTATAATGAACCAGGCTACAGAAGAAGGAATTATAAAGGCTCTTAAGGCTCTTGCAATAAGACCAGATAATACGGGGCTTCTATCCAGTATAAATGTCCCCACAATTGTTATAGCAGGAGAAGATGATGAAAAGGTCACTCCCCCAGAAATTGTAAAAAAGATTGCAGATGGCATCCCTGATGCAAAATTTTATGAACTTGATAACAGTGCACATCTACCACCTTTTGAAAATCCAAAAGAGTTTAATAAACTGCTTATATCTTTTGTTAAACAAATATCAGGATAA
- a CDS encoding ABC transporter permease — translation MFLYIVKRLIQMIPLVIGITFISFIIIQMAPGDYLDQLRMNPQISKETLKELEKAYGLDQPILVQYFKWLMNALKFDLGYSFSYHVPVIELIKERIGNTLFLSITSALLAWLLAIPLGIWAALNPNRWIDKFIQLFSFTFMSIPNFFLAFLLLFVAVKTGLFPTGGATSPDYDQLSLTGKIIDRLWHVSLPAFVLAIGSLAGLVRLVRSAMIEALHSEYVMFARAKGLPEKQVIFRHALRNALNPFITLLGFEIANLLSGAALIEIIVNWPGMGMLMLDAVLSQDLYLVMGGLYIGAIMLIIGNLIADILLAKLDPRVRQREVEGVLK, via the coding sequence TTGTTTTTATATATAGTTAAAAGACTTATTCAGATGATACCCCTTGTTATTGGGATTACATTTATCTCATTTATTATTATCCAAATGGCTCCCGGCGATTATTTAGACCAGCTTAGAATGAACCCCCAGATTTCAAAAGAAACTCTGAAAGAGCTTGAAAAGGCTTACGGTTTAGACCAGCCTATCCTGGTTCAATATTTTAAATGGTTAATGAATGCTTTAAAATTTGACCTTGGATATTCTTTTTCCTATCATGTGCCGGTGATAGAGCTTATCAAGGAGAGGATAGGGAATACTCTGTTTTTATCTATAACCTCAGCCTTACTTGCATGGCTACTGGCCATCCCCCTCGGGATATGGGCTGCTTTAAATCCAAACAGATGGATTGACAAGTTTATACAGTTGTTTTCATTTACATTTATGTCCATTCCAAACTTTTTTCTGGCATTTTTGCTCTTATTTGTCGCCGTTAAAACCGGCTTGTTTCCAACAGGTGGGGCAACTTCACCTGATTATGACCAGCTAAGTTTAACAGGAAAAATTATAGACCGATTATGGCATGTATCCCTTCCTGCCTTTGTTCTGGCTATAGGTTCACTGGCAGGTCTTGTTAGACTTGTTAGAAGTGCAATGATAGAAGCTTTACATTCTGAGTATGTTATGTTTGCCAGAGCAAAGGGATTGCCGGAAAAACAGGTAATATTCAGACATGCTCTTAGAAATGCATTAAATCCATTTATCACCCTTCTTGGTTTTGAGATTGCAAACCTTCTATCAGGAGCAGCACTTATTGAGATTATTGTAAACTGGCCGGGAATGGGAATGCTTATGCTTGATGCTGTCTTATCACAGGATTTATATCTGGTTATGGGTGGATTATATATAGGTGCTATTATGCTGATTATTGGTAATCTGATAGCCGATATCCTACTTGCAAAACTTGACCCAAGGGTCAGACAAAGAGAAGTTGAAGGTGTTTTGAAATAA
- a CDS encoding response regulator transcription factor, with protein MKILIVEDNEELNNTLKEILEINDYIVDTVFDGEQALEFANLYEYDLIILDIMLPKIDGYKVCQILREKGNNTPVLMLTAKDTLQDKVKGLDIGADDYLVKPFEIEELLARVRALIRRVSTEKNKIVQLGDIKIDLEKREVYRDGKSLVITPKLFCILEQLIRNRGKIVTYESLMNKCWDITDYPSKETVRANIKLLRKILQDKDIIQNISGVGYKIE; from the coding sequence ATGAAGATACTAATAGTGGAAGACAACGAGGAACTTAATAATACGCTGAAAGAAATACTGGAAATAAATGATTATATTGTTGATACGGTATTTGATGGGGAGCAAGCCTTAGAGTTTGCCAACCTGTATGAGTATGACCTTATCATCCTTGATATCATGCTACCTAAGATTGATGGTTATAAGGTCTGTCAAATTTTAAGGGAGAAGGGAAATAATACTCCTGTTCTGATGTTAACGGCAAAGGATACATTACAGGATAAAGTAAAAGGTCTTGATATAGGAGCAGATGATTATCTGGTAAAACCTTTTGAGATAGAGGAACTTCTTGCAAGGGTCAGAGCATTAATAAGACGAGTATCCACCGAAAAAAATAAGATAGTTCAGTTAGGTGATATAAAAATTGACCTTGAAAAAAGAGAAGTTTACAGGGATGGAAAAAGTCTTGTGATAACTCCTAAGCTTTTCTGTATCCTTGAACAACTAATCAGAAACCGAGGAAAAATCGTTACATACGAAAGCCTTATGAACAAATGCTGGGATATAACAGATTATCCATCTAAGGAAACTGTCAGGGCAAATATAAAACTTCTGAGAAAAATACTTCAGGACAAAGATATCATCCAGAATATCTCCGGCGTAGGATATAAAATAGAATGA
- a CDS encoding glycosyltransferase family 2 protein, translated as MEKVELSVVIPIYNEEENLPLLYDKLKKVLDTLGKSYEIIFVNDGSTDRSWEIIKELSEKDPHVVGVNFRKNFGQTAAMSAGFETARGDIIITMDGDLQNDPEDIPKLLEVLNQGYDIVSGWRKDRKDAFISRTLPSRIANWLISKVTGVHLHDYGCSLKAYRAEVAKNLDFYGEMHRFLPALSKAIGAKVTEIPVKHHPRIYGKSKYGISRTFKVLLDLILVKFLLDYRTKPLRILGGWGAVLLLIGTFILIYLVGLKLFTGADIGNRPLLIFGTLFFLSGIQLISTGIVAELITRTYYESQGKRPYIIKEIIRDKKLEVVNRGLVEEKSH; from the coding sequence ATGGAAAAGGTAGAATTATCGGTTGTTATCCCTATTTATAATGAAGAGGAGAACCTTCCTCTTTTGTATGACAAACTGAAAAAGGTTCTTGATACCCTCGGAAAAAGCTATGAAATTATATTCGTAAATGATGGTTCTACAGACAGGTCATGGGAAATTATAAAAGAGTTATCAGAAAAAGACCCTCATGTTGTTGGGGTTAATTTCAGGAAGAATTTTGGGCAGACAGCAGCCATGTCTGCAGGTTTTGAAACAGCCAGAGGAGATATTATCATAACAATGGATGGTGACCTTCAGAATGACCCTGAAGATATTCCTAAACTCTTAGAAGTGCTTAACCAGGGGTATGATATTGTAAGCGGATGGAGAAAGGACAGAAAAGACGCATTCATAAGCAGAACACTCCCCTCAAGAATAGCAAACTGGCTTATATCAAAGGTTACAGGTGTTCATCTCCATGACTATGGTTGCTCTCTTAAAGCTTACAGGGCTGAGGTTGCTAAAAATCTGGATTTTTACGGGGAAATGCACAGATTTCTACCGGCTTTATCAAAGGCAATTGGTGCAAAGGTAACAGAAATCCCTGTTAAACATCACCCAAGGATATACGGAAAATCAAAGTATGGAATATCCAGGACATTTAAAGTTTTACTGGATTTAATACTTGTTAAGTTCTTACTGGATTATAGAACAAAACCTTTAAGGATTTTAGGTGGATGGGGAGCTGTTTTACTTTTGATAGGTACTTTTATCTTGATTTATCTGGTGGGATTAAAATTATTTACCGGTGCAGATATTGGAAATAGGCCACTGCTAATATTTGGAACATTATTTTTCCTTTCTGGAATACAGCTTATTTCAACAGGTATAGTCGCTGAGCTTATAACAAGAACCTATTACGAATCACAGGGCAAACGACCTTATATAATCAAAGAAATCATAAGAGATAAAAAGCTTGAAGTGGTAAACAGAGGGCTTGTTGAAGAAAAAAGCCATTAA
- a CDS encoding tetratricopeptide repeat protein, translating to MKKILFLLFLVSGLTLFSCAPKTTTVSETPQVKNATYYYKLGISYLQAGNNAQAIYYLRKAYEISPDDPDILNALGVAYSNVGEFQKAEEILKKAIKIAPNKAETYTNLGAILAKEKKYKEAIKYFHKAIENPNYMKKDLAYYNIAMIYKEIGDKKKEEENLKKAIAYNAYILPAYIALGNLYIQEKRYKDALNVFLSAIDKGASDARIYLGLGKSYYYLNHPEKARIYLIKAKKLAENNELLKLEIEKYLNLIDKKTVKRRNIFNINQEDNVAPSPQAQQNTENANPYTGGQTIAKYTPETQEKPQIVKPKIRFYVLVGRYSNKKTAISIAEKLKAKGYNPEIKRDIIDGKAIYSVIIGYFKEYREASRFYRKNLRPLGIRGIVKFTRK from the coding sequence ATGAAGAAAATATTATTTTTATTATTTCTGGTGTCAGGATTGACTTTGTTTTCCTGTGCACCTAAAACAACAACAGTTTCTGAAACACCACAGGTTAAAAACGCTACCTATTACTATAAACTGGGAATTTCTTATTTACAGGCAGGTAATAATGCACAAGCTATTTATTATCTAAGAAAAGCATATGAGATTTCTCCTGACGACCCTGACATACTTAATGCACTTGGTGTGGCATACAGTAATGTAGGAGAATTTCAAAAAGCTGAAGAAATCTTGAAAAAAGCTATAAAAATAGCTCCCAACAAAGCAGAAACATATACCAATTTAGGAGCAATCTTAGCAAAAGAAAAAAAATACAAGGAAGCCATCAAATATTTCCATAAAGCAATAGAAAATCCAAACTATATGAAAAAAGACCTTGCATATTACAACATAGCAATGATTTACAAAGAAATAGGAGATAAGAAAAAAGAAGAAGAAAATCTTAAAAAAGCCATTGCCTACAATGCCTATATATTACCTGCATATATTGCCCTTGGAAATTTATATATACAGGAGAAAAGATATAAAGATGCATTAAACGTGTTTCTTTCTGCCATTGATAAAGGTGCATCAGATGCCAGAATTTATCTTGGACTTGGAAAGTCATACTATTACTTAAATCATCCTGAAAAAGCCAGAATTTATCTAATAAAAGCCAAAAAACTTGCTGAAAATAATGAACTACTTAAGCTTGAGATAGAAAAATATCTTAATTTGATTGACAAAAAAACAGTCAAAAGAAGAAATATATTTAATATCAATCAGGAAGATAATGTAGCTCCTTCACCCCAAGCTCAACAAAATACAGAAAATGCAAATCCATATACAGGTGGACAGACAATAGCAAAATATACCCCTGAAACACAAGAAAAGCCTCAAATAGTAAAACCCAAAATCAGATTTTATGTGCTTGTTGGCAGATACTCAAACAAAAAAACTGCCATATCCATTGCAGAAAAACTTAAAGCAAAAGGTTACAATCCAGAGATAAAAAGGGATATAATAGATGGTAAAGCTATCTATTCTGTTATAATAGGGTATTTCAAAGAGTATAGAGAAGCTTCAAGATTTTATAGAAAAAATTTAAGACCTCTTGGAATAAGGGGTATTGTTAAATTCACAAGGAAATAA
- a CDS encoding HAMP domain-containing sensor histidine kinase — MKLDQFLKARLKITLLISAISTFILAAFAGSIYYFYKEQILYEISDELKSIAFEVSKVVENPLRDFSIVKNVNIPDDTYLCVYNYDAKMVFYKHKLCEIKNFFSGFQVIGHDVVFGTSIEKNGNLYYIYVGKNLSRILASIDKLKLILIYVTFVISTIILVFSFLISKKILSPIKETVEKQERFTQNVSHDLRTPLTVISSNLYLIKQKKFQNIEKNIENIARTVEYMKSIVADLLFISQIGEKEKKPVNINELLKKQLHLLSPKIEEKNIGVIFKEEDQITIEANQADMEKLFSNLLENAIKYNCDNGEIIITIKKKQVSIKNTGKLIKKENLDKIFERFYREDEARTSEGSGLGLAIVKEIADFYKLKIKVKVEGVHNEFIIRF; from the coding sequence ATGAAACTTGACCAATTTCTTAAAGCAAGATTAAAAATAACCCTTCTTATCTCAGCAATATCAACCTTTATTCTCGCTGCTTTTGCAGGAAGTATTTATTATTTTTACAAGGAGCAAATTTTATATGAGATATCTGACGAGCTTAAAAGTATAGCCTTTGAGGTATCCAAAGTAGTTGAGAACCCGTTAAGAGACTTTTCTATAGTCAAAAATGTAAATATCCCAGATGATACTTATTTATGCGTTTACAACTACGATGCAAAAATGGTTTTTTATAAACATAAACTATGTGAGATTAAAAATTTCTTTTCCGGATTTCAGGTTATTGGTCATGATGTTGTCTTTGGAACCTCAATAGAAAAGAATGGAAATCTTTATTATATATATGTCGGGAAAAATCTAAGCAGGATACTGGCAAGTATAGATAAACTAAAGCTTATCCTAATTTATGTAACATTTGTTATATCAACAATAATCCTTGTTTTTTCATTTTTAATCTCAAAAAAGATACTCTCCCCTATTAAAGAAACTGTGGAAAAACAGGAAAGATTTACACAAAATGTATCCCATGACCTTAGAACACCCTTAACCGTAATATCTTCCAACTTATATCTGATTAAACAGAAAAAATTTCAAAATATTGAAAAAAATATTGAAAATATCGCACGAACAGTTGAATATATGAAAAGTATAGTTGCTGACCTGCTATTTATCAGCCAGATAGGAGAAAAAGAAAAAAAACCTGTTAATATAAACGAGCTATTGAAAAAACAACTCCATTTACTTTCTCCCAAAATAGAAGAAAAAAATATAGGTGTCATATTCAAAGAAGAAGACCAGATAACCATAGAAGCAAATCAGGCAGACATGGAAAAACTATTTTCTAATCTTCTTGAAAATGCCATTAAATATAACTGTGATAATGGAGAGATTATAATAACAATTAAGAAAAAGCAGGTATCTATCAAAAATACAGGAAAATTAATTAAAAAAGAAAATCTGGACAAGATATTTGAAAGATTTTACAGAGAAGATGAAGCAAGAACATCCGAAGGTTCAGGACTTGGGCTGGCAATAGTGAAAGAGATAGCAGATTTTTACAAACTTAAAATAAAAGTTAAAGTGGAAGGGGTTCACAACGAATTTATAATAAGGTTCTAA
- a CDS encoding citryl-CoA lyase, which produces MEKKKWRTAISWHFDKEAYVRGYNLREMVKNLTFTEAIYLVLKGELPDEKEKRMLDAIFVATVEHSIAPPSIIAARAVVSGGNSLHVGVGAGILAFGEAHGGALEGAMKFLQENIDKNPEEAVKEYFSQGKRIPGYGHRYYKEADPRTQTLFEIAKETGFYGKYCQFAQEVEKAIEKIKGKKLVMNVDGAIAAIVSEMGFDWRLGKGFFIIGRVPGIVAHVYEELTMEKPFSKRLDEEKEVEYLGEKPREFSDRYKK; this is translated from the coding sequence TTGGAAAAGAAAAAATGGAGAACGGCAATAAGCTGGCATTTTGATAAAGAGGCTTATGTAAGAGGATACAACCTCAGGGAAATGGTAAAAAATCTAACATTTACAGAGGCTATATACCTTGTTCTAAAAGGAGAGCTTCCTGATGAAAAAGAAAAAAGAATGTTAGATGCCATATTTGTGGCTACTGTTGAGCATTCAATTGCTCCACCATCTATAATTGCTGCCCGTGCTGTTGTAAGCGGAGGAAATTCTTTGCATGTTGGAGTTGGTGCTGGAATTTTGGCTTTTGGAGAAGCTCACGGTGGTGCACTGGAAGGAGCTATGAAATTTTTACAGGAGAATATAGACAAAAATCCTGAAGAAGCTGTAAAAGAATACTTTTCACAGGGAAAAAGAATTCCCGGATATGGTCATAGATATTACAAAGAGGCAGACCCAAGAACCCAGACATTATTTGAGATAGCAAAGGAAACAGGATTTTATGGAAAATACTGCCAGTTTGCACAAGAAGTAGAAAAAGCCATAGAAAAAATCAAAGGCAAAAAACTGGTAATGAATGTTGACGGTGCAATAGCAGCAATTGTATCAGAGATGGGATTTGACTGGAGACTTGGAAAGGGATTTTTTATTATAGGTAGAGTTCCGGGAATAGTTGCCCATGTTTATGAAGAATTAACAATGGAAAAACCATTTTCCAAAAGGCTTGATGAGGAAAAAGAGGTTGAATATTTAGGAGAAAAACCAAGGGAATTTTCGGACAGATATAAAAAATGA
- a CDS encoding lysylphosphatidylglycerol synthase transmembrane domain-containing protein gives MKKKAIKIFELFVSIAISAGFIYLFYRVIGFDKFVQFFKEINPVNIIIAFILYVGSYLTRAFRWKLTLSINQFKKLFKITAFNTVFNIFMPFRTGELSFFYMLKKENIPISESAVSFVSVRIFDALSLFAVFGMSFFLFKGMPLLAILTIILMPLAAFVLKFLVSFIKHEKIKAFHDTKLTPKNIMVLYVLSVLTFILKFTAFYLVLPSGVDLSFVEAFFAASAGDLTTILPIHGLAGIGTYEGGYAGLLILFGIDKETALLASVFVHLFMLMGAALIAAFSYIFLRN, from the coding sequence TTGAAGAAAAAAGCCATTAAGATATTTGAGTTATTTGTTTCTATCGCTATATCTGCAGGTTTTATATACCTGTTTTACAGGGTAATAGGTTTTGATAAATTTGTGCAGTTTTTTAAAGAGATAAACCCTGTAAATATTATTATCGCCTTTATCCTTTATGTTGGTTCATATTTGACAAGAGCTTTCAGGTGGAAGCTTACCCTATCTATAAACCAATTTAAGAAACTCTTTAAGATTACTGCTTTTAATACGGTATTTAATATTTTTATGCCATTTAGAACAGGGGAATTATCTTTTTTTTATATGCTTAAAAAGGAAAATATTCCCATATCAGAAAGTGCTGTTAGTTTTGTTTCTGTGAGAATATTTGATGCACTTTCTCTTTTTGCTGTGTTCGGAATGTCTTTTTTTCTTTTTAAAGGAATGCCTTTGCTGGCTATTCTTACGATTATATTAATGCCTTTAGCCGCATTTGTGCTTAAGTTTTTGGTCTCTTTTATAAAACATGAAAAAATAAAGGCGTTTCATGATACAAAATTAACTCCTAAAAATATAATGGTGTTGTATGTTCTTTCTGTTTTAACATTTATTCTTAAATTTACAGCCTTTTATCTTGTTTTACCTTCAGGAGTAGATTTGTCCTTTGTTGAGGCATTTTTTGCAGCTTCTGCAGGGGATTTGACAACAATACTCCCAATTCACGGATTGGCTGGAATAGGAACTTATGAAGGTGGTTATGCAGGGCTTTTAATATTATTTGGAATTGATAAAGAAACAGCTTTATTGGCTTCTGTATTTGTCCATCTGTTTATGCTAATGGGTGCGGCTTTAATAGCCGCATTTTCTTATATATTCTTAAGAAATTGA